A stretch of the Hydra vulgaris chromosome 09, alternate assembly HydraT2T_AEP genome encodes the following:
- the LOC136085274 gene encoding 52 kDa repressor of the inhibitor of the protein kinase-like, giving the protein MSYVSKKIDWKIKFQFFVNFYSTDLPCAISLSAELDLWESYWVQEKICFPDNILSNLKTFSNNQFANLRVCLRILGTLPVTSSACERSFLAMRRLKNYTQSTMSSERMNSLALLHIHQEIKPNVEKVIDLFALKNRRFYR; this is encoded by the coding sequence ATGTCTTATGTTTCTAAGAAGATTGACTGGAAAattaagtttcaattttttgtaaatttttattcaacagaTTTGCCATGTGCAATTTCTTTAAGCGCAGAACTTGATTTGTGGGAAAGCTATTGggttcaagaaaaaatttgctttccagataatattttaagtaatttaaaaactttttctaacaATCAATTTGCAAATTTAAGAGTTTGTCTTCGCATTCTAGGAACATTGCCTGTAACCTCTTCTGCGTGTGAAAGATCGTTTTTAGCTATGAGACGATTAAAAAACTACACACAAAGTACTATGTCATCTGAGAGAATGAACAGTCTTGCTTTATTGCATATTCACCAAGAGATAAAACCTAATGTTGAAAAAGTTATAGACTTATTTGCACTTAAAAATCGTAGATTTTACAGATAA